A part of Candidatus Aminicenantes bacterium genomic DNA contains:
- a CDS encoding FAD binding domain-containing protein, protein MAGKLFLLNDREQIIPRSLGNVLLDILRDDLGLTGTKDACREGDCGSCLVLLGIAQGDGIIYRTVNSCLLPLGEAAGRHIVTIEGLNQADLSPVQQALVDEGAIQCGFCTPGLVVALTGFLLGGAPVTEADGIAELGGNICRCTGHVAIRRAIARLSAQFHDLEPAGEPSSKERVAALVSRGILPEYFLDAPVRLGVLNKSAADEAPAEKQRGHSPVLVAGGTDLYVTQAEKLRDEDPTLLSRREDLQGIRVEGGEIRIGAATPLSALEASPIIKQLFPELGRQLARIASRPVRNRATIAGNIVNASPAGDCSVMFLALNATLALARGRKKRSVALRDFFRGYKVLDLAADEMIAEILFPVPDADTRFGFEKVARRAHLDIAGVSSAIRLRVRDGRIVEAHAAAGGVAPVPLYLRNASALLPGRPISSETARAAAAAAAGEIAPISDVRGSADYKRALLPRLIMAHFLALFPERIREEDLA, encoded by the coding sequence GTGGCAGGCAAATTGTTTCTCCTCAACGACCGGGAGCAGATTATCCCCCGGAGCCTCGGGAACGTGCTCCTGGACATACTGCGGGACGACCTCGGACTCACCGGGACAAAGGACGCTTGCCGCGAAGGCGACTGCGGTTCGTGTCTGGTCCTTCTCGGCATCGCGCAGGGTGACGGAATCATCTACCGAACCGTCAACTCCTGCCTTCTCCCCCTGGGCGAGGCGGCGGGACGCCATATCGTGACCATCGAGGGCCTCAATCAGGCCGACTTAAGTCCGGTCCAACAAGCCCTTGTCGACGAGGGCGCGATCCAATGCGGGTTCTGCACGCCCGGACTCGTCGTCGCCCTGACCGGATTCCTTCTCGGCGGCGCGCCCGTGACCGAGGCCGACGGGATCGCCGAGCTGGGCGGCAACATCTGCCGTTGCACGGGTCATGTGGCCATCCGCCGGGCGATCGCCCGCTTGAGCGCGCAATTCCACGACCTCGAACCAGCCGGCGAACCGTCCTCCAAGGAGCGAGTCGCCGCGCTCGTCTCGCGCGGGATTCTGCCGGAGTATTTTCTCGATGCGCCCGTCCGTCTCGGTGTTTTGAATAAATCCGCCGCGGACGAGGCCCCGGCCGAGAAGCAGCGCGGCCACTCCCCTGTTTTAGTCGCGGGCGGTACGGACCTCTATGTGACCCAGGCCGAAAAGCTCCGCGATGAAGATCCGACCTTGCTCTCGCGGCGGGAGGACCTCCAGGGAATCCGCGTCGAAGGAGGCGAGATTCGTATCGGGGCGGCGACGCCCTTGTCCGCGCTCGAGGCGTCCCCGATCATCAAACAGCTATTTCCCGAGCTGGGTCGGCAATTGGCCCGCATCGCCTCGCGGCCCGTCCGCAACCGGGCCACGATCGCCGGCAACATCGTCAACGCCTCGCCGGCGGGCGATTGCTCGGTCATGTTCCTCGCCTTGAATGCAACGCTGGCTCTCGCGCGAGGCAGGAAAAAGAGATCCGTCGCTCTCCGCGATTTTTTCCGCGGCTACAAAGTCCTGGACCTGGCCGCCGACGAGATGATCGCCGAAATTCTCTTCCCGGTCCCCGACGCCGACACCCGGTTCGGTTTCGAGAAGGTCGCCCGCCGGGCGCATCTGGATATCGCCGGCGTCAGCTCGGCGATCCGGCTCCGCGTCCGAGACGGCCGCATCGTCGAGGCGCATGCCGCGGCGGGAGGCGTCGCGCCGGTCCCGCTCTATCTGCGCAACGCCTCCGCGCTGCTTCCAGGCCGGCCGATTTCGTCGGAAACCGCGCGCGCGGCGGCCGCCGCTGCGGCCGGCGAAATCGCGCCGATCAGCGACGTCCGCGGCTCGGCTGATTACAAGCGCGCTCTTCTGCCGCGCCTGATCATGGCCCACTTCCTGGCCCTTTTTCCCGAGAGAATCCGCGAGGAGGATCTCGCGTGA
- a CDS encoding type II toxin-antitoxin system Phd/YefM family antitoxin, producing the protein MNKIIGVTDLQRRFRKTFDEVAEEHVPYVLTRGSRPEAVLVPYEQYLRFLRSDEEGILKRFDALLARMAAANDRFSEEEVDKDVADAVRDVRKRKA; encoded by the coding sequence ATGAACAAGATTATCGGCGTCACGGACCTTCAGAGACGATTCCGCAAAACTTTTGACGAGGTTGCCGAGGAGCATGTCCCCTATGTGCTCACTCGCGGCAGCCGTCCCGAGGCTGTTCTTGTCCCCTACGAGCAGTACCTCCGGTTTCTCCGCTCGGATGAAGAGGGCATTCTTAAGCGATTCGACGCCCTTCTGGCCCGCATGGCGGCCGCCAATGACCGCTTTTCCGAGGAAGAAGTCGATAAAGACGTGGCCGATGCGGTGCGGGACGTCCGGAAGCGGAAGGCGTGA
- a CDS encoding molybdopterin-dependent oxidoreductase, whose product MKHDDVLLHVRGAARYVRDIRVPQGTLHAVPVPSPLAHGKIRRLDAAAAAAHPGVVAVLTARDVPGANQIGSIIQDEPLLAADEVDFVGQPVALIVAESAAAARAARALIKLDLEALPPEFDPRQAFARGEIIGPGRTFAMGDVDRAWPLCRVVVSGRADSGGQEHMYLETQTALALPRDDGGLKVYSATQSPTAVQRAIARVLGLAMHQVEVDVPRLGGGFGGKEDQATAWAALAALAAFRLGRPVKLTLSRQEDGRFTGKRHPYSSDYKIGLTEQGEILAYETTFYQNAGASADLSPAILERTLFHATNSYFIPNVRATAASCRTHLPPFTAFRGFGGPQAMFVLEAAITHAAKELGLPTADIQRRNLLRPSDELPYGQRFETDSPVRCWDELDKRHDFASCRARVEAFNRDHALTKKGLAVMPVCFGISFTNTMLNQAASLVHVYTDGSVGVSTAAVEMGQGVHRKIRRVAAHTFGIHLDRVRMESTNTSRVANTSPTAASSGADLNGEATRLACRQILERLKQAIAADRGCPVEHVHVEREEVACAHERLDMSWERLVAWAYARRIPLSAYASYATPGIYFDKTKEKGRPFAYHAVGTALIEATVDGLRGVPRIDSVKIVHDVGRSLDPAVDLGQIEGAVMQGIGWMTSEELVFSPEGKLLTDSLATYKVPDIHDTPEMTVAFLDGPMPPAGIMGSKTVGEPPLMYGIGAYYAILEALRAFRPEMPLAFKAPLTAERTFMALWPEAFAGDGD is encoded by the coding sequence GTGAAGCACGACGACGTCCTCTTGCACGTGCGCGGCGCGGCCCGGTATGTCCGCGATATCCGCGTCCCCCAAGGGACGCTCCATGCCGTTCCCGTCCCTTCGCCCCTCGCCCACGGCAAGATCCGGCGGCTCGATGCCGCCGCGGCGGCCGCGCACCCCGGTGTCGTCGCCGTGCTGACGGCCCGCGACGTTCCGGGCGCCAACCAGATCGGCAGCATCATCCAGGACGAGCCCCTGCTGGCCGCGGACGAGGTTGATTTCGTCGGCCAGCCCGTGGCGCTGATCGTCGCGGAGAGCGCTGCCGCCGCCCGCGCCGCCCGGGCCCTGATCAAGCTCGACCTCGAAGCGCTTCCGCCCGAATTCGATCCGCGGCAGGCCTTCGCCCGCGGCGAAATCATCGGCCCGGGCCGGACATTCGCCATGGGCGACGTGGACAGGGCTTGGCCTCTCTGCCGCGTCGTCGTCAGCGGCCGCGCCGATTCCGGCGGCCAGGAGCACATGTACCTGGAGACCCAGACGGCCCTCGCCCTGCCGCGGGACGACGGCGGCCTGAAGGTCTATTCGGCGACCCAGTCCCCTACCGCGGTCCAGCGCGCCATCGCCCGCGTCCTGGGGCTGGCCATGCACCAGGTGGAAGTCGACGTGCCGCGCCTCGGCGGCGGCTTCGGAGGCAAGGAGGATCAGGCCACGGCCTGGGCCGCGCTGGCCGCCCTGGCCGCTTTCCGGCTGGGCCGCCCCGTCAAGCTGACCTTGAGCCGCCAGGAGGACGGGCGTTTCACCGGCAAGCGCCATCCGTATTCCTCGGATTACAAGATCGGGCTGACCGAGCAGGGCGAGATCCTGGCCTATGAGACGACCTTTTATCAGAACGCGGGCGCCAGCGCGGATCTCTCGCCCGCCATCCTGGAGCGGACGCTGTTCCACGCGACCAACAGCTATTTCATCCCGAACGTGCGCGCGACGGCCGCAAGCTGCCGGACGCATCTCCCGCCTTTCACCGCCTTCCGGGGCTTCGGCGGGCCGCAGGCCATGTTCGTCCTGGAGGCGGCCATCACCCACGCGGCCAAGGAGCTCGGCCTTCCCACCGCGGACATCCAGCGCCGGAATCTCCTCCGCCCGAGCGACGAGCTGCCGTACGGCCAGCGGTTCGAAACGGACAGCCCCGTTCGCTGCTGGGACGAGCTCGACAAGCGTCACGACTTCGCCTCATGCCGGGCCCGGGTCGAAGCGTTCAACCGCGATCACGCCCTGACCAAGAAAGGCTTGGCCGTGATGCCGGTCTGCTTCGGCATCTCGTTCACCAACACCATGCTCAACCAGGCCGCCAGCCTGGTCCACGTGTACACCGACGGCAGCGTCGGCGTTTCGACCGCGGCGGTGGAGATGGGCCAGGGCGTCCACCGCAAGATCCGTCGGGTCGCGGCTCACACCTTCGGCATCCATCTTGACCGGGTCCGAATGGAGAGCACCAACACCAGCCGGGTCGCAAACACTTCGCCCACCGCGGCGAGCAGCGGCGCCGACCTGAACGGCGAGGCGACCCGCCTGGCCTGCCGCCAGATCCTGGAGCGCCTGAAGCAGGCGATCGCGGCGGATCGCGGCTGTCCGGTGGAGCACGTCCACGTCGAGCGCGAGGAAGTCGCCTGCGCCCACGAGCGATTGGATATGTCCTGGGAGAGGCTCGTCGCCTGGGCCTACGCCCGCCGCATTCCGTTGTCGGCCTACGCGAGCTACGCGACGCCCGGCATCTATTTCGACAAAACGAAGGAGAAGGGCCGCCCCTTCGCCTACCATGCCGTCGGAACCGCCCTGATCGAGGCGACCGTCGACGGGCTGCGCGGAGTCCCGCGCATCGATTCCGTCAAGATCGTGCACGACGTCGGCCGCAGCCTCGACCCGGCCGTCGACCTCGGACAGATCGAGGGCGCCGTCATGCAGGGGATCGGCTGGATGACGAGCGAGGAGCTCGTCTTTTCGCCCGAGGGGAAGCTTCTGACCGACAGCCTGGCGACGTATAAAGTCCCCGATATCCACGACACTCCCGAAATGACCGTCGCCTTTCTTGACGGCCCCATGCCTCCGGCCGGGATCATGGGATCCAAGACCGTGGGCGAGCCGCCGCTGATGTACGGGATCGGGGCGTATTACGCGATCCTCGAGGCCCTGCGCGCGTTCCGCCCGGAAATGCCCTTGGCCTTCAAGGCCCCCCTGACAGCCGAGAGGACGTTTATGGCTCTTTGGCCGGAGGCATTCGCCGGTGACGGGGATTAA
- a CDS encoding putative toxin-antitoxin system toxin component, PIN family: MKVRAVIDTNVVVSALIRPKGPAAVLWRRLCEGAFTAVFSTELIDEIAAVLGRPKIRTRYGTTPKDLEVIAALFALRGDLVACGERVRICRDPNDDFLLETAVSGKADYLVSGDEDLLTLKKFRQTRIVKPAAFLAAIEKAGR; encoded by the coding sequence GTGAAAGTCCGCGCGGTCATCGATACGAACGTCGTCGTTTCCGCATTGATCCGTCCGAAAGGCCCGGCCGCGGTTCTTTGGCGGCGCCTCTGTGAGGGCGCCTTCACGGCCGTTTTTTCCACCGAGCTCATTGATGAGATCGCCGCTGTCCTTGGCCGACCTAAAATCCGGACGCGTTACGGCACAACGCCTAAGGACCTGGAAGTTATCGCCGCCTTATTCGCCTTGCGAGGCGACCTCGTGGCCTGCGGAGAGAGGGTCCGGATCTGTCGCGATCCCAACGATGACTTTCTTCTCGAAACCGCAGTTTCGGGGAAAGCCGATTATCTTGTCTCGGGCGATGAGGATCTTCTCACGCTTAAGAAGTTCCGCCAAACCAGGATCGTGAAGCCGGCGGCTTTCTTGGCCGCGATCGAAAAAGCCGGCCGCTGA
- a CDS encoding pyridoxal-phosphate dependent enzyme — protein MSKIIKQIDETVRRKTAARCRERGIVIPSFAELRNPEKIPASIRAKLPGLGMNEVHPLNLYRISWKNDVKTGLYGPVNALELPPAVTGIKARVVGLVGKHFPTGAHKVGAAFGCLVPRLASGEFDPEIHKAVWPSTGNFCRGGAFDCALLGCRAVAILPEEMSQERFDWLREIGAEVIATPGCESNVKEIYDKCNELAADPLNMIFNQFAEFGNPIFHYQVTGPAAQEVFEAHRPERGRLAAFVSATGSAGTIAVGDYLKTLHPQLRVVATEARQCPTLFMNGFGGHRIEGIGDKHVPWVHNVRATDAIAAIDDEDCMRLLRLFNEEAGHRYLQGLGMAEAECRSLSLLGISGICNTLAAIKTAGYFELGTDDVIVTIFTDSVDLYRSRLEELRQSQGAYREIDAARDHAAVIGHQGADWFKELNYHDRKAIHNLKYFTWVEQQGKAIEDLNAQWQPEFWQEMFTGEIGAFEKLIADFNREVGL, from the coding sequence ATGTCGAAAATCATCAAGCAGATCGACGAGACGGTCCGGCGCAAGACGGCGGCCCGCTGCCGCGAGCGCGGCATCGTCATCCCTTCGTTTGCGGAGCTCCGCAACCCGGAAAAAATACCCGCCTCCATCCGGGCCAAACTGCCCGGCCTGGGCATGAACGAAGTCCATCCGCTCAATCTCTACCGCATCAGTTGGAAGAACGATGTGAAAACGGGGCTTTACGGCCCCGTCAACGCCCTGGAGCTGCCGCCCGCCGTCACCGGAATCAAAGCGCGCGTCGTCGGCCTGGTCGGCAAGCACTTCCCCACCGGGGCTCACAAGGTCGGGGCCGCCTTCGGCTGCCTCGTGCCGCGGCTGGCCTCGGGCGAGTTCGATCCGGAAATCCATAAGGCGGTTTGGCCGTCGACCGGCAACTTCTGCCGCGGCGGCGCCTTCGATTGCGCCCTGCTCGGCTGCCGGGCCGTGGCCATCCTCCCCGAAGAGATGTCCCAAGAGCGCTTCGATTGGCTGCGCGAGATCGGGGCCGAGGTTATCGCGACACCGGGCTGCGAGTCCAACGTCAAGGAGATCTACGACAAGTGCAATGAGCTGGCCGCCGATCCCCTGAACATGATCTTCAACCAGTTCGCCGAATTCGGGAATCCCATCTTCCATTACCAAGTGACCGGCCCCGCGGCCCAGGAGGTCTTTGAGGCCCACCGACCGGAGCGAGGCCGCCTGGCCGCTTTCGTGTCCGCGACCGGCTCGGCCGGAACCATCGCCGTGGGAGACTACCTCAAGACCCTCCATCCCCAATTGCGCGTCGTCGCCACCGAGGCGCGGCAGTGCCCGACGCTGTTCATGAACGGCTTCGGCGGCCATCGCATCGAGGGCATCGGCGACAAGCATGTGCCCTGGGTCCACAACGTCCGCGCTACCGACGCCATAGCCGCGATCGACGACGAAGACTGCATGCGCCTCCTGCGGCTCTTCAATGAAGAGGCCGGCCATCGCTATCTGCAGGGCCTGGGGATGGCGGAGGCCGAATGCCGGAGCCTGTCGCTCCTGGGCATCTCGGGGATCTGCAACACGCTGGCCGCGATCAAAACGGCGGGCTATTTCGAGCTGGGCACGGACGACGTGATCGTCACCATTTTCACCGATTCGGTCGACCTCTATCGCTCACGCCTCGAGGAGCTGCGCCAGAGCCAAGGCGCCTACCGCGAAATAGACGCCGCCCGGGATCACGCCGCGGTGATCGGGCACCAGGGGGCCGACTGGTTCAAGGAACTGAATTATCACGACCGCAAGGCGATCCACAATCTCAAGTATTTCACCTGGGTCGAGCAGCAGGGCAAGGCCATCGAGGATCTGAACGCCCAGTGGCAGCCCGAGTTCTGGCAGGAGATGTTCACGGGCGAGATCGGCGCCTTCGAGAAGCTAATCGCGGACTTCAACCGCGAAGTCGGACTGTAA
- the ygeW gene encoding knotted carbamoyltransferase YgeW produces MNEPTLDDRLRELAGLQADLANRDFLLTWEHSLEEIRSILLTAQCLRTLHEAGRSLRLFDTGLAVSIFRDQSTRTRFSFASAANALGLTLSDLDEAKSQIAHGETTRETAVMISFLAEAVGIRDDIYLGEGHRYMRDFAAALQEGYEQGALSRRPSVINLQCDIDHPTQTLADLLHLERRFGGLAGLRGRKFVISWAYSPSYGKPLSVPQGLIGLLPRLGMDVTLAHPEGYDLLPEVMDEAKRGAASAGGAFRVSHNMAEAFDGSEIVYPKSWTPMRIAKRRTELLRNTDRAGLQALEKEGLEENARHKAWSCDEALMKRTAGGSALYMHCLPADISGVSCPQGEVSREVFERYRLETYHEASWKPFVIAALIFLTRMPDPQASLLRLADAATPRIR; encoded by the coding sequence ATGAACGAACCGACATTAGACGATAGACTGCGCGAATTGGCCGGGCTGCAGGCCGATCTCGCCAATCGCGACTTTCTGCTGACTTGGGAGCATTCGCTCGAAGAGATCCGCTCGATCTTGCTCACGGCCCAATGCCTGCGGACGCTCCACGAAGCGGGCCGGTCGCTGCGTCTCTTCGACACGGGATTGGCCGTCTCGATCTTCCGCGACCAGTCTACCCGCACCCGCTTCAGCTTCGCTTCGGCCGCCAATGCGCTCGGCCTGACGCTGTCCGACCTGGACGAGGCCAAGTCCCAGATCGCCCACGGCGAGACGACCCGCGAGACGGCCGTCATGATCTCTTTCCTGGCCGAGGCCGTCGGCATCCGCGACGATATCTACCTGGGCGAAGGCCATCGCTATATGCGCGACTTCGCCGCGGCCCTGCAAGAGGGATACGAGCAGGGCGCACTTTCGCGGCGCCCGTCGGTGATCAACCTGCAGTGCGACATCGACCATCCAACCCAGACGCTGGCCGATCTGCTGCATCTCGAACGGCGCTTCGGCGGGCTCGCCGGGCTACGCGGCCGGAAGTTCGTCATTTCCTGGGCCTACTCGCCGAGCTACGGCAAGCCTCTCTCCGTGCCGCAGGGCCTGATCGGCCTCCTCCCCCGCTTGGGGATGGACGTGACGCTGGCCCATCCCGAAGGCTACGACCTGCTGCCCGAGGTGATGGACGAAGCCAAGCGGGGGGCTGCCTCCGCCGGAGGCGCCTTCCGGGTCAGCCACAACATGGCCGAGGCCTTCGACGGCTCCGAGATCGTCTATCCCAAGTCCTGGACGCCGATGCGAATCGCCAAGCGGCGCACCGAGCTGCTGCGAAACACGGACCGGGCGGGACTGCAGGCGCTCGAAAAAGAAGGCCTGGAAGAGAATGCCCGCCATAAAGCGTGGTCCTGCGACGAAGCCCTGATGAAGCGCACGGCCGGCGGATCGGCCCTCTATATGCACTGTCTCCCGGCGGACATCAGCGGCGTGTCCTGCCCGCAGGGGGAAGTGAGCCGGGAGGTCTTCGAGCGCTACCGGCTGGAGACCTACCACGAAGCATCGTGGAAGCCCTTTGTCATCGCCGCCCTGATCTTCCTGACTCGCATGCCGGACCCGCAAGCGTCGCTGCTCCGACTGGCCGACGCGGCGACGCCGCGCATCCGTTGA
- a CDS encoding phosphoribosylanthranilate isomerase — translation MIRVKVCCISSVEEARLAVRLGASALGLVSEMPSGPGVISEALIAEIAATVPPPIATFLLTSRIDPKEIVAQQKRCGVNTIQMCDRLPSGAYAKLRKALPGVSLVQVIHVIDAASVEEAVEAAREADALLLDSGNQLLPVKELGGTGRTHDWTLSAEIVKKSRVPVFLAGGLNPENVVEAIREVRPFAVDLCSGVRTGGMLDEQKLARFMVAVSAVSQ, via the coding sequence ATGATCCGCGTCAAAGTCTGTTGCATCAGCTCGGTTGAGGAAGCGCGCCTGGCCGTGCGCCTGGGGGCGTCGGCGTTGGGCCTAGTGTCCGAGATGCCCAGCGGCCCTGGCGTCATATCTGAGGCGCTGATCGCGGAAATCGCGGCCACGGTGCCGCCTCCGATCGCGACGTTTCTTCTCACCAGCCGAATCGATCCCAAGGAGATCGTCGCCCAACAAAAGCGTTGCGGAGTCAATACGATCCAGATGTGCGATCGCCTTCCATCAGGAGCGTATGCGAAGCTACGCAAAGCACTTCCCGGTGTCTCGCTCGTCCAGGTTATCCACGTCATCGATGCGGCGTCCGTCGAAGAAGCCGTCGAAGCGGCTCGCGAAGCCGACGCGCTCCTCCTCGATTCCGGCAACCAATTGCTTCCGGTTAAAGAACTGGGCGGCACGGGGCGGACACACGACTGGACCCTAAGCGCTGAGATCGTAAAGAAGTCGAGGGTTCCGGTCTTTCTCGCCGGCGGATTGAATCCCGAAAACGTCGTCGAAGCGATCCGCGAGGTTCGGCCATTCGCGGTCGATCTCTGCTCCGGCGTCCGCACAGGCGGGATGCTGGACGAACAAAAGCTCGCTCGGTTCATGGTCGCCGTCTCGGCCGTCAGTCAGTAA
- a CDS encoding TIGR00730 family Rossman fold protein — MKICIYCASSATVDKSYFEATERLAKELLKENIDVVCGGGAEGLMGQLADTILAGGGRIKGIMPKFMNEVEWAHKGISDLELTETMHERKAKFLEGVDGLVALPGGTGTLEELLEAITLKRLGLFTKPIIILNTNGYYEPLRQMLGKAVRENFMHPRHLKMWAFVDEPEDVVPAIRNAAPWGKEAIDFAVNRK; from the coding sequence ATGAAAATCTGCATTTATTGCGCTTCGAGCGCCACGGTCGACAAGTCCTATTTCGAAGCGACGGAAAGACTCGCCAAAGAGCTGCTCAAAGAAAACATCGACGTCGTCTGCGGCGGCGGAGCCGAGGGGCTCATGGGCCAGCTCGCCGATACGATCCTGGCCGGCGGCGGGCGGATCAAGGGCATCATGCCCAAGTTCATGAACGAGGTGGAATGGGCCCACAAAGGGATCTCGGACCTCGAGCTGACCGAGACGATGCACGAGCGAAAGGCCAAGTTCCTGGAGGGTGTGGACGGCCTGGTGGCCCTGCCTGGGGGGACCGGGACGCTCGAGGAATTGCTGGAAGCCATCACCCTGAAGAGGTTGGGCCTGTTCACCAAGCCCATCATCATCCTCAACACGAACGGGTATTACGAGCCACTGCGCCAGATGTTGGGAAAGGCCGTCCGCGAGAATTTTATGCACCCCAGGCATCTCAAGATGTGGGCCTTCGTCGACGAGCCCGAGGACGTCGTTCCCGCCATTCGGAACGCGGCTCCCTGGGGCAAGGAAGCGATCGATTTCGCCGTGAATCGCAAGTAA
- a CDS encoding (2Fe-2S)-binding protein — MKSAAAHDLVINGRSLRVSARDRRKSLLTYLREDLDLTGAKRGCGIGACGACTILVDNKPLRACRTLVADVLGHGLTTIEGLAPADGGLHPLQQAFIDHGAIQCGFCTPGMVLTAHAFLLKHPEPSRVDVRKSISANLCRCTGYQQIIDAILAAAPSYRK, encoded by the coding sequence ATGAAGTCAGCCGCCGCACACGATCTCGTCATCAACGGCCGCAGTCTGCGCGTTTCGGCCCGCGACCGGCGCAAGAGCCTTCTAACCTACCTGCGTGAAGACCTGGACCTGACCGGCGCCAAGCGCGGCTGCGGCATAGGCGCCTGTGGGGCCTGCACCATCCTGGTCGACAACAAGCCGCTGCGCGCCTGCCGCACCCTCGTCGCCGATGTCCTCGGACACGGCCTGACGACCATCGAGGGATTGGCACCGGCGGACGGCGGCCTGCATCCCCTGCAACAGGCCTTTATCGATCACGGCGCCATCCAATGCGGCTTCTGCACGCCGGGCATGGTCCTCACCGCCCACGCCTTCCTGCTGAAGCACCCCGAGCCGAGCCGCGTCGATGTGCGCAAATCGATCTCGGCCAATCTCTGCCGCTGCACCGGCTACCAGCAGATCATCGACGCCATCCTGGCCGCCGCCCCGAGCTACCGGAAATAG